In Bordetella genomosp. 11, the sequence GGCACGGTGGTGCCCAATGGGGCGAAGGTGCCCGGCACGCAGTTCCAGCTCGATCCGGTACAGGCGGCGTTCAACATCGGCGCCATGATCCGCTGGCTGGACTTCAACGACACCTGGCTGGCCGCCGAGTGGGGCCATCCGTCGGACAACCTGGGCGGCATCCTGGCCACGGCGGACTGGCTGTCGCGCAACGCGGTCGCCGCGGGCAAGCCCGCCCTGAGCATGCGCACCGTGCTGACGGGCATGATCAAGGCCCACGAAATCCAGGGTTGCATCGCGCTGGAGAACTCGTTCAACAAGGTCGGGCTGGACCACGTCGTACTGGTCAAGGTGGCCTCCACGGCCGTGGTCGCCGAAATGCTGGGCCTGAGCCGCGAAGAGATCATCAATGCGGTGTCACTGGCCTGGGTCGATGGCCAAAGCCTGCGCACCTATCGGCACGCCCCGAACGCGGGCAGCCGCAAGAGCTGGGCGGCGGGCGATGCCACCAGCCGCGCCGTGCGCCTGGCCCTGATCGCCCGCACCGGCGAGATGGGCTATCCGTCCGTGCTGACCGCCAAGACCTGGGGCTTTTACGACGTCTCTTTCAAGGGCCAGCCGTTCAAGTTCCAGCGCCCGTACGGCAGCTACGTGATGGAGAACGTGCTGTTCAAGATTTCCTATCCCGCCGAATTCCATTCGCAGACCGCGGTGGAATGCGCGATGCAGCTGCACCAGCAGATGGCCGCGCAGGGCAAGCAGGCCAAGGACATCAAGAAGATCACCATCCGCACGCACGAAGCCTGCATCCGCATCATCGACAAGAAAGGCCCGCTGAACAACCCGGCGGACCGCGATCACTGCATCCAGTACATGGTGGCTGTGCCGCTGATCTTCGGCCACCTGACGGCGGCGGATTACGAGGATGAGTTCGCCCGCGATCCCCGCATCGACGCGCTACGCGAGAAGATCGAATGCGTGGAGGACCCTGCGTTCACGCGGGACTATCACGATCCGGACAAGCGCTCGATCGCCAACGCGCTGACCATCGAGTTCAACGACGGCAGCACGCTGGGCGAAGTGGTGTGCGAGTATCCCATCGGGCACCGGCGCCGCCGCCAGGACGGCATCCCATTGCTGGAGGCCAAGTTCCGCACCAATCTGGCTCGCCAGTTCCCGGCGCGGCAGCAAAACCGCATCCTGGATGTGTCGCTCGACCAGAAGAAGCTGGAAGCCATGCCGGTCCACGAGTACGTGGATCTGTACGTCATTTAGAAGGTATCCGCCGGGTGGCACGAACCGGCGGTGCCAGGCGGTTGAGCGCGGCAGGCCAGACGGCCTGCCGCGCTTTTGCCTGGAGACGCATGGGAAAGCGGCATTGCCGGCTGCTCGATGGCGCGCCGGCAATACCGGGCACGGCTTACTCCACCATCTCGCCGAGCTTGCCTTCCAGCAGCATCTGATAATGAATGGACGGCAATTCGATCAGGGGCTTGCGGTATTGGCTCCACAGGCGCCGGTCTTCGGCCGTGTGGAAAACCTGCTTTTGCGGCATGGCGGGCCAGCTCGGCACTTCGAACCACAGGCGCAGCAGATGTCGGCGCTGCTCCAGCGGCTTGGCATCGACGTAGTCGGTGCGGCCGTGGACCATCATGCGGTTGTTCAGGAATTGGATATCGCCTTCCTTGAAACCCATGTCCAGGTATAGCTCCGGCGAGGCCGCGACCTTGCGCACGCGATACAGCGCTTCGGATTCTTCAGGCGTGTAGCCGCACTGACCGCTTTTTTCCGCGAGGCGGGCGTAGCCCGTGGGCAGGTAGCAGGTGACTTCGCCGTTTTCTTCATGAAAGAAGGGCACGCGTTCGGCGCTGAAGGTACGCGTGGCGCGGCGGCCGTCTTCGTCGGTGCGCTTCAGGAACAGCCCGCGCGCCAGGACCTCGAGCAGTGCGGGGTAGCGCTCGGCCATCTCGTTGTGTACCGCCAGCGCGCTGGCGATGCGGCTGTCGCCGCCCGAGACGGCGGAACGCAGGCACATCAGGCCGATGATGTCGCAGGAATCGGTATGCATCAGCTGGCCGCCGCCCTTGCGGTAGCCGCGCGACTTCGGTTCGTAGTCGCTTACGTCCATGACGTGGCCCAGGATATCGCCCAGGTAGGACTGCGTCATGGGCCTGCCCAGATACGAGCCGAGGCCGAAGTAGATGCGCGTCATGTCGTCATCGGTATACGCCTGGCGATTCAGGCCGCGCAGCATCAGGAAGCCGCGGCCATGGCGCAGGCGCTCGGGCAAGCCGCGCATCAGCTCGCCAACCTTGTCCAGCGGGAAGTTCTCGGGGGTGATGTCCGGGAAGTCCAGGTTGCCCTGCGCCAGCAGGTGCTTGAGGGCCAGATCGATCTCGCGCTGTTCCGCGTCGGACAGCACATGCAACCCTTCCTTCGTCCAGTCGATCTCCGGGCCCTTCCAGGCGCCCGGAGAAGCGATGGGTTTTCCTATCATGCTCATTCGCTCGTCTCCATTAAGCAAATCAGGCCGCCGGGGGCGCCTCGGGAAAGATGACGCCGTCGTCGACCAACGGCCGCAGATCGATTTCACCCAGCAGTTCCGTCAGGCATTCGGCGGTGTGCTGGCCCTTGCGCGGCGCCGGCCGGCGCAGGGTGCCCGGGGTGGCGGAGAGGCGCGGCACGATGTTGTGCATGGGCATGTAGCCCAGCTCTTCGTCCCGCACGTCGACCAGGCTCTCGCGCGCGATGACGTAGCCGTCCGAAAGCAGATCGGACGCGTCATGGATGGGGCCGACGGTGACGTCGGCCGCCTCGAATACGCGCAGGTTTTCGTCCAGGGTGCGCTGCCCGACGAAATCCGCCACGATGGCGTCGACTTCCGCCACGTGCTCCAGGCGGGCCACATTGCTGCTGTAGCGTGGATCGGTGTTCATTTCCGGGCGGCCGATGGCACGGAACAGGCGCGCCGCCATGGTTTGCGTGGAGGTCGACACACAGACCCAGCGGCCGTCGGCGGTACGGTAGGTATTGCGCGGCGCGGTCGTGCTGGAGCGGCTGCCGGTGCGGGCTTTGACCTTGCCCGTGATGCGGTAGTTGGCGGCTTGCGGGCCCAGCACCGAGATCATCGGTTCGAACAGCGAAAGGTCGATTTCCTGGCCTTTGCCGCCGTTGACCCTGACTTCCCACAGGGCGGTCATGACGGCGCTCGCGCCATACAGGCCCGCGGTCATATCGCCCAGGAACATGGGGGGCAGAACCGGTTCGCGATCCGCGAAGCCGTTCATGCTGGCAAAACCGGAGTAGCCTTCGACCAGGGTGCCGAAGCCCGGGCGCCGCTTGAACGGGCCGGTTTGCCCCCACCCTGAAATGCGTACGATCACCAGGCGCGGGTTGCTCGAATGCAGGGTGTCCGGCGCCAGGCCCATCTCTTCGAGCACACCGGGACGAAAGCTTTCAACGAGCACATCGGCCTTGTCGAGCATGCGGCGCAGCAGATCGATGCCCGTCGCATGCCGGAAGTCGATGCATACGCTGCGTTTGTTGCGGCAATAGACCTTCCAGAACGCCTCGACGCCCCCGGTTTTGAATGCCCGCAGGGTGTCCCCGTTGCGCGGCTCCACCTTGATGACGTCGGCGCCGAAATCGGCCAGCTGCAACGTCAGCATGTTGCCCGCGACCAACCGCGATAGGTCGATGACGCGCAGCCCGCGCAGCGGGCCCTGCGCCTGGGCGGAGAAATCCTTGCGCTTGAGCGATGCGCGATGTGTGGTTGTCGATTCCATTTTTCCAGCTTACCAAGAAAATAGACATAATGTCTATTTTGCAGAATATACAATGTCCGTCGCTTCAGGAACGCGCGTCTCCATCGTCCCCGCGCGTTTTCACGGATCCAGGCGGTATAGGGTCCGCGCCTCGTAGCTACACCGGAACCTAGGAGTCAATCATGGCGAAAGCCGCCGACGCGGGCGTCGCGTCCGTCAACCGGGCCTTGTCCATCCTGATGGCATTCGAAGACAGCGTCGAAGGCATGACCTTGACCGACCTGATGAATGCCACCGGGCTCTACCACAGCACCATCCTGCGCATTTGCGAATCGCTCGAACAGTTCCGCTTCATCAAGCGGCTCGAGGACGGCCGCTATATGCTCGGACCCGCGCCCTTTTACCTGGGCATGCTGTACCAGGAGTCCTTCCGCTTATGGGACTACGCGGCGCCGGTGCTGCGCGAACTGATACGCGAAACCAAGGAAACCGCGGCGATCTACATAAGGGAAAACAACGAGCGGATCTGCCTGCATCGCATGGCGCAGCCGCGTTCGGTCCGGATGCACGTGCGCGAAGGCGAACGCGTCGACTTGTACAAGGGGGCCGCCGGCAAAGTGCTGCTGGCCTTCGGCGGTGAAAAAGGCGTTGTCTACGACCGGATCCGCAAGGCCGGCTACGCGGTCTCGCTGGCGGAGCGCGAGTCCGAAAGCGCCGCGATCGCCTGCCCCGTATTCGGTGTCAGGCAACGCCTGGTCTGCGCGGTGTCGCTGGGTATTCCGCTATTCCGATTCAATAAGGCGGTGTTCGATCAATCCCTGCCCCTGGTGATGACGGCGGCGGCCAGGCTGACGGCCGACCTGGGCGGCGACGCCGCGATGTATGCGCCGCCTTATGCCAAGCTCGAAGGGATCAAACTCCCTTCCTGAGCGGCGGCTGTCGCCACGCCCGCCGCAACGCGCGGACGGGGCGTGGATGATTTACATGGGCGCCACGATATGGCGTTCGCTGGCCAGGCGGCGCCACTTCGCCAACTCGGATGCCACGTACGCGGTGGCTTCCTTGCGATCCATGCCGGTCGGCTCGGTGGCCTCGCGCGCGAAGAGTTCGCGCATGTCGGGTTCGGCGCTGACCTTGCGGATGGCGGCGTTAAGCTTGTCCACGTAGGCCACGGGCGTTCCCGCCGGCGCGTAGATGCCCCACCACACGTCCACTGAATAGCCGGGTACGGTTTCGGCGATCGTCGGCACGTCGGGGAAGAAGCGGGACCGCGTGGTGGAGGTCGTTCCCAGTACCCGGATTTCCTTGGCCTGCAAGGGACCGCTGACCGACGCGGGCGTGGTGATCATGGATTCCAGGCGCCCGCCTATCATGTCGGTGACCGCATTGGAAATGCCTTTGTAGGGCACGTGGACCATATCGGCGCCGGTTTCCATGTTCAGCAATTCGGCACCCATCTGGCCGATCGAGCCGATGCCGGCCGAGCCGTAATTGAGCTTGCCGCGGCGGGCTTTCGCGTCCTTGATGAACTGCGGCACGCTGGTGTACGGCGTCGATTTGCCGACCACCAGGACCATGGCGCCGCGCGCGACCACCGCAACGGGCTCGAACGACTTGAGCGCGTCGTACGGAAGCTTCTCCTGGGTGGCGGCATTGGTCACGAAGGACACCGACGAGAACAGCAGCGTGGCGCCATCGGGCTTGGCGCGCGCCACTTCCGCGGCGCCGATGACACCGCCGGCACCCGGCTTGTTCTCGACGATAACGTTCACCCCCAATTCCTTGGACAGGCGCGCGCTGAGGGCACGGCCGAATACATCGTTGCTGGCGCCGGGAGAGAAAGGCACGATGACCTTGATCAGCTCGGGCAGGGCATCGCCTGCGCGTGCGGTACCGGCGCCCAGGATAGACAACAGGCTCGCCAGGCAGGCACACGCCTGCCGCATCGACATTCTCATTTATTTGTCTCCTCGTTTTCAGACATGATGTCTATTTTCAGTATAGGAGCTTGCCGCCCGGCTGTCGAGAAACCGTTCAACAGCTGGGGGGAGGCGCGCGGCGAGCCGTTTTCCATCAGTAACACTTATGTGCCAGGACAGGGACCATCGCGACGCTGCATGGGCAGCGGGGCATGGAGAACACGAGAAACCGACCCCCCTTCAATGCAAGGGCAACCGATGGCATGGCCATATCATCATAAAAACTGATTTTGATGATCATTAAAGATTAATTGACCTGATATACCCGCCTCCCTAGACTTTCTTCACACGACCGGCCGGCAAACGGCACGGCACGAGAAACAAGGAATGGAGACGAGGATGCAGGAGACCCACCGCGCGCCGGGCGCATCGGCTTCGCCATCGGAGCTGGCGATACGGGACATCGAGGCCCATGCCGTCTCTTTCCCCGTGCCCGCGCAGAACAGCGTCACGCTGGGCGTGGGGCGGGCGGTCAAGCGCGACGCGGTCATCGTGAAGGTGACCACGGCCGGCGGCCTGGTCGGATACGGCGAATCGCATCACGGCCGCGCGCACACCACCGTGGCGCACTTCATCAACAGCGCCTTGAAGCCCATGGTGCTGGGCATGGACGCCACGGACACCGTGGGCGTGTGGCAGCGCATTTATGAACGCCAGCTGGCCAGCCATGGCCTGGGCGCCGGCGCTGCCATCGCGATGAGCGGCCTGGATATGGCCTTGTGGGATATCCGCGGCAAGGCGGTGGGCTGGCCGCTTTACCGCCTGCTGGGCGGCTCGCGGCGCGCGATTCCGGCTTATGCGGGCGGGGTGGCCTTGGGCTGGCAGGATCCGCAGGCGCTGGTGGCGGAGGCCAGGCGCCATGTCGAAGCTGGCTACCGCGCCGTCAAGCTGCGGCTGGGCGATACCGTGCAGCGCGACCTTGCGCGGGTGCGCGCCGTGCGCGAGGCACTGGGCGAGGACATCGCCATCCTGACGGATGCCAATGCCGCCTACCGCGTCGATGACGCGCGTGCCGTCATGCCGGTGCTGGACGAATTGAACATCGGCTGGCTGGAAGAGCCGTTTCCCGCCCACGACGCGGCCAGCTACGCGCAGGCCCGCCGCTTCGGCCGCCTGCCGCTGGCGGCGGGCGAGAACCACTACACCCGCTTCGAGTTCGAGCGGCTGTTCGACGAGCGCAACGTCACGATATGGCAGCCGGACCTCTCGAAAACCGGCGGTATCACCGAGACCCTGCGCATCGCCGCCATGGCATCGGTGCGCAAGCTTCCCATCCATATCCATTCGTCCATGACCGGCATCAACATGGCGGCGACCGTGCACGTGCTCGCCGCCATCGACAACGCCGGGTACTTCGAGGCCGATGTGTCCAAGGGCAATCTGTTCCGCGACGCGTTGGTGGACCGCGCTTTCACCCTCGATACGGATGGATGCGTCCGTCCGTCGGACAAGCCCGGTATCGGCGTGGAGGTCGACGAGGCCTTCATCGCCGCGCATCCGGCCATCGAAGGCCCGGCGTATGTCTGAGCGAGCAACACACATGGCAGATAGCGAAGGCAAGAACCTGATCGGCGGGCAATGGGTGCGGGCAGCCGCCGGTGAAAGCGGCCGGCGCCGCGATCCCGCCGACGGCACGGCCTTGGGCAGCTTCGCCGAAAGCGGCGAGGCGGACGCGCGCGATGCCATCGCCGCCGCGCGCCGCGCCTTCGATGCCACGGCCTGGGCGCAAAGCCCGCGCGTGCGGCAGATGACGTTGCTGCGCTGGGCCGATCGCATGGAGACGCGGGCCGACGCGCTGGCGCGAGCCCTGACCCGCGAGAACGGCAAGGTACTGGCGCAGTCCCGCGGCGAGATCGCGGCGGCGATTTCGGAAATCAGGTACTACGCCGGATTGGCGCGCTACATCCCCGGGCATGCCTTCGAAGTGGAGCCGGGCGTGTTCTCTACCTTGATCAAGGAGCCGGCCGGCGTGGCCGGCCTGATCATCCCCTGGAATGCGCCGGCGGTGCTGCTGGTGCGCGCCCTGGCCCCGGCATTGGCGGCCGGTTGCAGCGTGGTGGTCAAGCCCGCGTGGCAGACGGCGGGCCTGAGCGCGGCCATCATCGCCGCGCTTGCCGAGGATGCGGATATGCCCGGCGGGGTGGTCAATATGCTGACGGAGACCGGCAGCGACGTGGCGCGGACGCTGGTGGCTTCCGCCGATGTGGACGTCATCAGCTTTACCGGGTCGAACGAGGTGGGACAGCGCATCATGGCCGCGGCCGCGCCCACGATGAAGAAGCTGTCGCTCGAACTGGGCGGTAAATCGTGCTGCCTGGTGTTCGAGGACATCGACCCGGACTGGGCCGCGCCCCGGCTGGCGGCCGCCGCGACGATTATCTCGGGACAGCAGTGCACCGCCGCGCGCCGGGTGCTGGTGCATGCATCGCGTTACGACGCGATGAAACGCGCCTTGCGGGAGGCCCTCGCGGCGATCCGCCTGGGTCCGGGCATGCAGCCGCAGGCGCAAATGGGACCGCTGATCGACGAAGCCGCGCGGGAGCAGGTCTGGGCGCGCGTGGAGCAGGCCCAGCAATGCGCCGACGAAGTCGTGCTGGCGGCGCAGCGCCCGGGCGGCGAACTGGCCGCGGGTTGCTTCATGTCGCCGTCGCTGGTGGCGCACCGCGACACCGGTGCCTTCTTTATCCAGGAGGAAATCTTCGGGCCTTTGCTGGTGCTGGAGACATTCCAGGACGAGGCCGAGGCGGTCGCGCGCGCCAACCATACGGAGTTCGGCTTGTCGGCCAGCGTATGGACGCATGATGGGGCGCGCGCCATGCGCGTGGCGCGGGCGCTGCGCAACGGCACGGTATGGATCAACGATCACAACAAGCTGTATGCCGAAGCCGAGACCGGCGGCTACCGGCGCAGCGGCCTGGGCCGCCTGCACGGCTACGACGCACTGATCGACTTCACGGAAGTGAAGCACATCTACCAGGACGCCGGCGTGGTCGCGCCGCGTGCGCTGGACGGCGGGCAGCCTGCCCGCTAAGGCGCGGCGCCGGCGCCACCCGGTATCCGGATGGCCCGGCTCGCGAATGACAACGTAAAAACGTGGAGACAAGGATGATAAGAAAACTGGGGAAATGCCTGGCAACGGCGGCATTGACGGCCGCGGCCGCGATGACGGGGCCGGCGCATGCCGGATATCCGGACAAGGCCGTGCGCATCATCGTGCCGTATACGCCGGGCGGCTTCAACGACACCATGGCGCGCGTCTTCGCCAAGAAGCTGCAGGAGGCGATGGGACAGCCTTTCATTGTCGAGAACAAGCCGGGCGCGGGCACGGTGATCGGTACGGAGGCGGGCGCCCGCGCGGCGCCGGATGGCTACACCCTGGTCATCGTCGGATTCCCGCTGGTGTCCAACCAGTTCCTGTATCGCAAGCTGCCGTATGACGCGAAGAAGGACTTCGAGCCCATCATCGTCGGCGCGCAAACGCCGAACTTCCTGGTGGTGAAGGCGTCCTCGCCCGTGCAGTCGCTGGCGGACCTCGTCAAGCGGGCCAAGGCGCAGCCGGGCAAGCTGAACTACGCCACCGCGGGTACCGGCACGTCGAATCACCTGACCATGGCCTACTTCCAGGAGGAAGCCGGCATCCGGCTGGTGCAGGTGCCGTACAAGGGCAGCGCGCCCATGGTCACGGATCTGCTGGGCGGCCAGGTCGACACGATGTTCGACAACACGCCGAATGTGCTGCCGCACATCAAGGCCGGCAAGATGCGCGCGCTGGGTGTCACCAGCGCGAAGCGCTCGCCGCTGGCGCCGGACGTGCCGACGGTGGCCGAACAGGGCTACCCCGGTTTCGAGGTTTCCGTCTGGTACGGGCTGGCCGCCCCGGCGGGCACGCCGCGCCCCATCGTGGAGCGCCTGAACGCCGAGTTGAACAAGGCGCTGCAGGCGCCGGACGTACGCAAGATATTCGCCGAGCAAGGGGTGGAGCCGGTGGGGGGATCGCTGGAGGAATTCCGCCAGTTTTTCGATGCCCAGATGTCGAAGTGGTCCAAGGTGATCCAGGCGGCGGGCATACAGGCGGAATGACGGGAGCAGTGCATGGACGCCAGGGCTGAAACTCGGGACACGGCCGCGATGGACGAAACGGCGCCGCGCGCGCACGTGGGATCACCCCGCATGCGCGTGGAGGACCAGGCCATCCTGACCGGGCGCGGCCAGTACGGCGACGATGCCGCCACGCATGCCGGCACCCTGCATGCGGCAATCGTGCGTTCCCCGCATGCCCACGCCCGCGTGACGCGTGTCGATGGCGCGCGCGCCATGGCGCTGCCCGGCGTGCGGGCCGTGCTCACGCCCGACGACGTGGCGGGCTGGTCGCGGCCCTTCGTCGTGGGCGTCAAGCAGCCGATGGAGCAGTGGGCGCTGGCGATGGACAAGGTGCGCTACGTCGGCGAGCCGGTGGCGGTAGTGATCGCCGAGTCGCGCTACGCGGCCGAGGATGGCGTGGACCTGGTGGACGTGGCATACGAGCCGCTGCCGGCCGCCGTGTCCATCGAGGACGCGATCGCCGCCGACGCGGCCGTGCTGCACGATAAGGTGGGAAGCAATATCGTCAGCGACCGCTCTTTCCGCTATGGCGATCCGGAATCCGCCTTCGCCGGCGCGGACCATCGCATCGGCCTGACCGTGCGCTACCCGCGCAATTCCTGCACGCCCATCGAGTGCGCCGTGGTGATCGCGGAATATGTGTCCGCGCAGGACGGCTACGACGTCCGCTCCAATTTCATGGGGCCGTTCTCCCTGCATACCGTCATGGCGCTGGCGCTGAAGGTGCCGGGCAACCGGCTGCGGCATCGTACCTTCGCCGATTCGGGGGGCAGTTTCGGCGTCAAGCAGGCGGTGTTTCCATATGCGGTACTGATGTGCCTGGCCGCGCGCAAGGCCAACGCGCCGGTCAAGTGGGTGGAGGACAGGCTGGAGCATCTGGCCGGCGCCACCTCGGCCACCGGGCGGCTGTGCCACATCGAGGCGGCGGTGTCGGCGGATGGGCGCATCCAGGCGCTGTCCTATGACCAGTACGACGATTGCGGCGGCTATCTGCGCGCCCCCGAACCGGCGACTTTCTATCGGATGCATGGCTGCCTGACGGGGGCGTACGACATCCCCAACCTGGCCGTGCGCAATCGCGTGGTGCTGACCAACAAGACCCCGGCCGGCCTGGTGCGCGGGTTCGGCGGACCCCAGGTGTACTTCGCGCTGGAGCGGTTGATGCAGCGTATCGCGGGCGAGCTGGCGCTGGACCCGCTGGAGCTGTATCGCCGCAACTTCATCGGCCGGGATGCCTTCCCCTATCGCGCCGCCGCGGGCGCGCTGATCGATTCCGGCGACTACCACGGCGCGCTGGACCTGGCGTGGCGGCAGGGCGGCCTGGAAGCGTTGTACGCGCGGCGCGAGGAAGTCCGCGCGCGCGGCGGGCTGTACGGCATCGGCTACGCCGCCATTGTCGAGCCCTCGATTTCCAATATGGGCTATATCACCACGGTGATGCCGCGCGAAGCGCGCGACAAGGCCGGGCCCAAGAACGGCGGCATCGCCGCGGCAACCGTGTCGGTGGACCCGCTGGGCGGGGTCGGCGTCGTGATCGCATCCGCGCCCGCGGGGCAGGGCCATCGCACCGTCTGCGCGCAGGTCGTGGCCGACGTGCTGGGGGTGGATCCCGATGCCATCATGGTCAGCGTCGAGTTCGATACGCAGAAAGATGCCTGGTCGGTGGCCGCGGGCAATTATTCCAGCCGCTTCGCGGGCGCGGTGGCCGGGACGGTGCACCTGGCGGCGTGCCGGCTGCGCGACAAGCTGGCCACCATCGCGGCGGCGCAAATGGACTGTGCGCCCGGCGACATCGTGTTCCGCGACGGCACGATCGCGCCGCGCCATGCGCCGCAGGCCGCCGTGCCGTTCACGCGCCTGGCCGCGAATCCGCACTGGGCGCCCGGCCTGCTGCCCAAGGACATCGAGCCGGGACTGCGGGAGACCGTGTTCTGGTCGCCCGAATCGCTGACCCCGCCCGACGGGAAGGACCGCATCAATACGTCGGCCACCTACGGCTTCGCCTTCGACGTCTGCGCGGTGGAGATCGATCGCGATACGGGGCGCGTGCGCATCGACCGCTATGTGACCACGCACGATGCCGGCCGCATCCTGAATCCGGCCCTGGCCGACGGCCAGATACGCGGCGCGTTCGCGCAAGGCCTGGGCGCGGCCTTGATGGAGGAATTCCGATACGGGCCGGACGGCAGCTTCCTGTCCGGCACCTTCGCCGATTACCTTGTGCCCACGACCTGCGAGGTGCCCGAACCGGTCATCCTGCACATGGAGACGCCCAGCCCTTTCACGCCGCTGGGCGCCAAGGGCCTGGGCGAGGGCAACAATATGAGCACGCCCGTATGCATCGCCAATGCCGTGGCCGACGCGCTGGGCGTGGACGATGTGACCCTGCCGCTGACGCCGGCGCGCGTGATGGACCTGATCGGCGTGCAGGATCCGCCGCCATCCAGCGGACATGTGCCGGCGGGGCAGGCCCGCGAAGGCGGCGAACGTGCCGGCCGTTCCTTGTCCGCGCAGGGCGAGGTACGCCTGGACGCGCCGCCGGACAAGGTGTTTGCCGTCCTGCTGGATCCGCAGGCGCTCGCCAGGGTGATCCCCGGCTGCAATGCCCTTACGCCGATCGGCGAGCATCGCTATCGCGCCGACGTCACCGTGGGCGTGGGCATGATCAAGGCCCGCTATGCGGCCGAGGTCGCGCTGTCCGAGCTGGATCCGCCGCGCAGCCTGCGGCTGGCCGGCACCGGCCTTTCCAGCGTGGGCACCGCCCAGGGCAGCGGCCTGGTCACGCTGCACGCGGAAGGCGCCGGCACCCGGCTGACCTACGACTACGAGGCCCAGGTGTCCGGCAAGGTTGCCGCGGTGGGCAGCCGCATGCTGGAGGGCGCGGCGCGCGTCGTCCTGCGGCAGCTGTTCGAACAACTGGGGCAGCAGGCGGGCGGAGGCAAGCGCCCTTCTTGGTGGCGGCGCCTGTTGGGCCGCCGGGAGTCGCGGCAATGAAACCACAGGCATTCGACTATATCCGCGCCGAATCGGCGCAGGACGCCGTGGACGCGCTGGCGCAACTGGGCAGCGATGGCCGCATCCTGGCGGGCGGGCAGTCCTTGATGGCGGTACTGAACATGCGGCTCGCCCAGCCGGCGGCGCTGATCGATATATCCCGCGCCGGCGACCTCGATTACGTGCGCGAGCAGGACGGCTGCCTGGCCGTGGGCGCGGCGGCCACGCAGGCCAGCGTGGAGTGGCGCACCGGCCTGGCCGACGCGGTGCCCCTGCTGGCGCAGGCGTTTCCCTTCATCTCGCACTTCCAGATCCGCAACCGCGGCACGGTATGCGGATCGGTCGCGCACGCCGACCCCAGCGCCGAGCTGCCCCTGGTGCTGACCGCGCTGGAAGGCCAGGTGGTGCTGCGCGGCAGGCGGCGGCGCCGGACCCTGCCGGCCGCCGAATTCTTCCAGGGCATGCTGATGACCGCGCGCGGCCCCGAAGAGCTGATCGAGGAAGTGCGGTTCCCGCTGGCCCGGGCGGGAACGCGTTACGCGTTCGACGAGTTCTCGGCGCGGCACGGCGATTTC encodes:
- a CDS encoding aldehyde dehydrogenase family protein, producing MADSEGKNLIGGQWVRAAAGESGRRRDPADGTALGSFAESGEADARDAIAAARRAFDATAWAQSPRVRQMTLLRWADRMETRADALARALTRENGKVLAQSRGEIAAAISEIRYYAGLARYIPGHAFEVEPGVFSTLIKEPAGVAGLIIPWNAPAVLLVRALAPALAAGCSVVVKPAWQTAGLSAAIIAALAEDADMPGGVVNMLTETGSDVARTLVASADVDVISFTGSNEVGQRIMAAAAPTMKKLSLELGGKSCCLVFEDIDPDWAAPRLAAAATIISGQQCTAARRVLVHASRYDAMKRALREALAAIRLGPGMQPQAQMGPLIDEAAREQVWARVEQAQQCADEVVLAAQRPGGELAAGCFMSPSLVAHRDTGAFFIQEEIFGPLLVLETFQDEAEAVARANHTEFGLSASVWTHDGARAMRVARALRNGTVWINDHNKLYAEAETGGYRRSGLGRLHGYDALIDFTEVKHIYQDAGVVAPRALDGGQPAR
- a CDS encoding tripartite tricarboxylate transporter substrate binding protein, which produces MIRKLGKCLATAALTAAAAMTGPAHAGYPDKAVRIIVPYTPGGFNDTMARVFAKKLQEAMGQPFIVENKPGAGTVIGTEAGARAAPDGYTLVIVGFPLVSNQFLYRKLPYDAKKDFEPIIVGAQTPNFLVVKASSPVQSLADLVKRAKAQPGKLNYATAGTGTSNHLTMAYFQEEAGIRLVQVPYKGSAPMVTDLLGGQVDTMFDNTPNVLPHIKAGKMRALGVTSAKRSPLAPDVPTVAEQGYPGFEVSVWYGLAAPAGTPRPIVERLNAELNKALQAPDVRKIFAEQGVEPVGGSLEEFRQFFDAQMSKWSKVIQAAGIQAE
- a CDS encoding xanthine dehydrogenase family protein molybdopterin-binding subunit gives rise to the protein MDARAETRDTAAMDETAPRAHVGSPRMRVEDQAILTGRGQYGDDAATHAGTLHAAIVRSPHAHARVTRVDGARAMALPGVRAVLTPDDVAGWSRPFVVGVKQPMEQWALAMDKVRYVGEPVAVVIAESRYAAEDGVDLVDVAYEPLPAAVSIEDAIAADAAVLHDKVGSNIVSDRSFRYGDPESAFAGADHRIGLTVRYPRNSCTPIECAVVIAEYVSAQDGYDVRSNFMGPFSLHTVMALALKVPGNRLRHRTFADSGGSFGVKQAVFPYAVLMCLAARKANAPVKWVEDRLEHLAGATSATGRLCHIEAAVSADGRIQALSYDQYDDCGGYLRAPEPATFYRMHGCLTGAYDIPNLAVRNRVVLTNKTPAGLVRGFGGPQVYFALERLMQRIAGELALDPLELYRRNFIGRDAFPYRAAAGALIDSGDYHGALDLAWRQGGLEALYARREEVRARGGLYGIGYAAIVEPSISNMGYITTVMPREARDKAGPKNGGIAAATVSVDPLGGVGVVIASAPAGQGHRTVCAQVVADVLGVDPDAIMVSVEFDTQKDAWSVAAGNYSSRFAGAVAGTVHLAACRLRDKLATIAAAQMDCAPGDIVFRDGTIAPRHAPQAAVPFTRLAANPHWAPGLLPKDIEPGLRETVFWSPESLTPPDGKDRINTSATYGFAFDVCAVEIDRDTGRVRIDRYVTTHDAGRILNPALADGQIRGAFAQGLGAALMEEFRYGPDGSFLSGTFADYLVPTTCEVPEPVILHMETPSPFTPLGAKGLGEGNNMSTPVCIANAVADALGVDDVTLPLTPARVMDLIGVQDPPPSSGHVPAGQAREGGERAGRSLSAQGEVRLDAPPDKVFAVLLDPQALARVIPGCNALTPIGEHRYRADVTVGVGMIKARYAAEVALSELDPPRSLRLAGTGLSSVGTAQGSGLVTLHAEGAGTRLTYDYEAQVSGKVAAVGSRMLEGAARVVLRQLFEQLGQQAGGGKRPSWWRRLLGRRESRQ
- a CDS encoding FAD binding domain-containing protein, with amino-acid sequence MKPQAFDYIRAESAQDAVDALAQLGSDGRILAGGQSLMAVLNMRLAQPAALIDISRAGDLDYVREQDGCLAVGAAATQASVEWRTGLADAVPLLAQAFPFISHFQIRNRGTVCGSVAHADPSAELPLVLTALEGQVVLRGRRRRRTLPAAEFFQGMLMTARGPEELIEEVRFPLARAGTRYAFDEFSARHGDFALVAVAALADAGGITLAVGGVADRPMARRWPRLDGKELEAAVNDFAWDLGAQDDPHVSAAFRRQLVRRLGAGVLRKVMA